A window from Pongo abelii isolate AG06213 chromosome 6, NHGRI_mPonAbe1-v2.0_pri, whole genome shotgun sequence encodes these proteins:
- the C6H7orf25 gene encoding UPF0415 protein C7orf25 homolog isoform X1 encodes MQEVPEAAGLALVEPPRRSSGVGAARLRFPGGSRPLRARACVLALAVLALPERNNADSMSAHSMLCERIAIAKELIKRAESLSRSRKGGIEGGAKLCSKLKAELKFLQKVEAGKVAIKESHLQSTNLTHLRAIVESAENLEEVVSVLHVFGYTDTLGEKQTLVVDVVANGGHTWVKAIGRKAEALHNIWLGRGQYGDKSIIEQAEDFLQASHQQPVQYSNPHIIFAFYNSVSSPMAEKLKEMGISVRGDIVAVNALLDHPEELQPSESESDDESPELLQVTRVDRENILASVAFPTEIKVDVCKRVNLDITTLITYVSALSYGGCHFIFKEKVLTEQAEQERKEQVLPQLEAFMKDKELFACESAVKDFQSILDTLGGPGERERATMLIKRINVVPDQPSERALRLVASSKINSRSLTIFGTGDTLKAITMTANSGFVRAANNQGVKFSVFIHQPRALTESKEALATPLPKDYTTDSEH; translated from the exons ATGCAGGAGGTGCCCGAGGCGGCGGGGCTCGCGCTGGTGGAGCCGCCTCGGCGTTCGAGCGGGGTGGGGGCTGCCCGGTTGAGATTTCCCGGCGGGTCCCGGCCTCTGCGTGCACGCGCCTGCGTGCTCGCGCTCGCGGTTCTGGCGCTGCCG GAAAGGAATAATGCTGACAGCATGTCTGCACATTCCATGCTCTGTGAACGAATCGCCATAGCCAAGGAACTGATCAAGAGAGCAGAATCACTTTCTAGATCAAGAAAAGGTGGCATAGAAGGTGGTGCAAAGCTGTGCAGCAAATTGAAGGCAGAATTAAAATTCTTGCAGAAAGTAGAAGCTGGGAAAGTAGCTATTAAAGAATCTCATTTACAGAGCACTAACCTAACACACCTGAGAGCCATTGTGGAATCAGCAGAAAACCTGGAAGAAGTTGTTAGTGTTCTTCATGTCTTTGGTTATACAGATACCTTAGGAGAAAAGCAAACCCTTGTGGTAGATGTAGTTGCAAATGGTGGTCATACTTGGGTGAAAGCCATTGGCCGGAAGGCTGAAGCTCTTCATAACATCTGGCTGGGTAGGGGCCAATATGGTGACAAAAGCATCATTGAGCAGGCTGAAGACTTCCTCCAGGCCAGTCACCAGCAGCCAGTGCAGTATAGCAACCCTCACATCATCTTTGCATTTTACAACAGTGTCTCCAGCCCCATGGCAGAGAAGCTGAAAGAAATGGGCATATCTGTGAGAGGAGACATAGTAGCAGTCAACGCTCTGTTAGATCACCCTGAAGAGCTTCAACCGAGTGAGAGTGAATCAGATGATGAGAGCCCTGAACTTTTGCAGGTGACCAGAGTCGACCGAGAAAATATACTAGCAAGTGTTGCGTTTCCAACAGAAATTAAGGTCGATGTGTGCAAAAGAGTAAATCTGGACATTACTACTTTAATCACATATGTATCTGCCCTCAGCTATGGAGGCTGCcactttattttcaaagaaaaagtgCTCACAGAACAagcagagcaagagagaaaagagcaGGTTCTACCTCAGCTGGAGGCCTTTATGAAGGACAAGGAGTTGTTTGCTTGTGAATCTGCTGTCAAGGACTTTCAGTCTATTTTAGATACCTTAGGAGGacctggggagagagagagggccaCTATGTTAATTAAGCGAATTAATGTGGTACCAGACCAGCCTTCTGAGCGTGCCTTGAGACTAGTGGCCAGTTCAAAAATTAATAGCCGCTCATTAACAATTTTTGGGACAGGAGACACCCTAAAAGCCATCACAATGACTGCTAATAGTGGTTTTGTCAGAGCTGCAAACAACCAGGGTGTTAAATTTAGTGTGTTTATCCATCAGCCCAGAGCACTTACTGAGAGTAAAGAGGCTCTAGCCACCCCCTTACCAAAAGACTACACAACTGACAGTGAACACTAA
- the C6H7orf25 gene encoding UPF0415 protein C7orf25 homolog isoform X2 has protein sequence MSAHSMLCERIAIAKELIKRAESLSRSRKGGIEGGAKLCSKLKAELKFLQKVEAGKVAIKESHLQSTNLTHLRAIVESAENLEEVVSVLHVFGYTDTLGEKQTLVVDVVANGGHTWVKAIGRKAEALHNIWLGRGQYGDKSIIEQAEDFLQASHQQPVQYSNPHIIFAFYNSVSSPMAEKLKEMGISVRGDIVAVNALLDHPEELQPSESESDDESPELLQVTRVDRENILASVAFPTEIKVDVCKRVNLDITTLITYVSALSYGGCHFIFKEKVLTEQAEQERKEQVLPQLEAFMKDKELFACESAVKDFQSILDTLGGPGERERATMLIKRINVVPDQPSERALRLVASSKINSRSLTIFGTGDTLKAITMTANSGFVRAANNQGVKFSVFIHQPRALTESKEALATPLPKDYTTDSEH, from the coding sequence ATGTCTGCACATTCCATGCTCTGTGAACGAATCGCCATAGCCAAGGAACTGATCAAGAGAGCAGAATCACTTTCTAGATCAAGAAAAGGTGGCATAGAAGGTGGTGCAAAGCTGTGCAGCAAATTGAAGGCAGAATTAAAATTCTTGCAGAAAGTAGAAGCTGGGAAAGTAGCTATTAAAGAATCTCATTTACAGAGCACTAACCTAACACACCTGAGAGCCATTGTGGAATCAGCAGAAAACCTGGAAGAAGTTGTTAGTGTTCTTCATGTCTTTGGTTATACAGATACCTTAGGAGAAAAGCAAACCCTTGTGGTAGATGTAGTTGCAAATGGTGGTCATACTTGGGTGAAAGCCATTGGCCGGAAGGCTGAAGCTCTTCATAACATCTGGCTGGGTAGGGGCCAATATGGTGACAAAAGCATCATTGAGCAGGCTGAAGACTTCCTCCAGGCCAGTCACCAGCAGCCAGTGCAGTATAGCAACCCTCACATCATCTTTGCATTTTACAACAGTGTCTCCAGCCCCATGGCAGAGAAGCTGAAAGAAATGGGCATATCTGTGAGAGGAGACATAGTAGCAGTCAACGCTCTGTTAGATCACCCTGAAGAGCTTCAACCGAGTGAGAGTGAATCAGATGATGAGAGCCCTGAACTTTTGCAGGTGACCAGAGTCGACCGAGAAAATATACTAGCAAGTGTTGCGTTTCCAACAGAAATTAAGGTCGATGTGTGCAAAAGAGTAAATCTGGACATTACTACTTTAATCACATATGTATCTGCCCTCAGCTATGGAGGCTGCcactttattttcaaagaaaaagtgCTCACAGAACAagcagagcaagagagaaaagagcaGGTTCTACCTCAGCTGGAGGCCTTTATGAAGGACAAGGAGTTGTTTGCTTGTGAATCTGCTGTCAAGGACTTTCAGTCTATTTTAGATACCTTAGGAGGacctggggagagagagagggccaCTATGTTAATTAAGCGAATTAATGTGGTACCAGACCAGCCTTCTGAGCGTGCCTTGAGACTAGTGGCCAGTTCAAAAATTAATAGCCGCTCATTAACAATTTTTGGGACAGGAGACACCCTAAAAGCCATCACAATGACTGCTAATAGTGGTTTTGTCAGAGCTGCAAACAACCAGGGTGTTAAATTTAGTGTGTTTATCCATCAGCCCAGAGCACTTACTGAGAGTAAAGAGGCTCTAGCCACCCCCTTACCAAAAGACTACACAACTGACAGTGAACACTAA